DNA sequence from the Bacillus pumilus genome:
TTCAAAATTTCCATAAAATCGTTAGTTTTTAATGTTGTAGCCATGTTGAAACACTCCTTTAGGTTGTTTGAATCTTTTCGATGTTTTGTTGTATTCGGCTGAGCACATCAGTGAGAAGCTTTCGTTCTTCGTCACTTACGTTTTCAAGCATTTCTGAGATAAATCGTTCTTTTTCTTTTTTAGAAGCTTCGATTCTTGTTCTGCCTTCTTCTGTCAGACGAACAAGTGTGACTCGATTATCTTCTGGCTTTCTTCTGCGCGTGACCATTCCTTTTGCTTCTAACTGTTTTAAGTGACGCGTCACAGCCGCACTATCAATATTTACTTTTTTCTGCAAATCTGACTGGCTGATTTCGTCTGCTTGGAATAACAGTGATAGCAACTCTAGTCTTGATTGGCTGATGCCCGTGCATGCTTCGAACTTCACGCCCATCATACGGTTCACACACTGCAAACGGTATAATACCTCTGCTTCTTCAGAGCAAAATGCAGTCAATGCCATCCCCTCTTTTCTATTCAGATCAATTAGTTGATATATCAATCATTGACTCGTCAACTAATATACACCCATTATTTAATGAATGCAAGAGGTTTGTTTCATAAAGTGAAATTTTTTATCTCAATAGAAAAAGAAATGAACAAAAAAAGGACAAAAGCGGCAAAGCACTTTTGTCCTTTTTTCTTTATTCTGTGATCACAGTGTGAATGAGAGTTGGTGCATCAGCATGATCTGCGATGCGGATGTTGTCATAAATTTTCTCCACGACATTCGCAACATCTTCACGACTTGCATGAAGTGTCACGAGTGAATCTCCTTTTTCAACACGATCGCCGACTTTTTTGTTCAGCATGATGCCGACAGATAGGTCGATCTCGTCCTCTTTTGTCGCACGTCCTGCTCCAAGAATCATCGCTGCAACACCGATCTCGTCTGCGACGATTTCAGCAACCACACCTGATTCCTTTGCAGGAACGTCGATTTGGTAAGGGGCTTGCGGCAGTTTTTCCGGCTGATCTACAATCGAGCCGTCCCCACCTTGATTTTCTAAGAATTCCTTGAATTTCTCAAGTGCTTTGCCGTTTTTCATGACTTCAATTAGCTTTTCTCTTGCTTCATCAAGCGTTTCTGCTTTTTTCGCAAGAACGACCATTTGACTTCCTAAAGTGAGCACAAGCTCGTTTAAGTCTTCAGGGCCTTCGCCTTTAAGCGTATCAATCGCTTCTTTCACTTCAAGGGAATTTCCAATCGCTAATCCTAGCGGCTGAGACATATCAGAGATGACAGCCATCGTTTGTCTGCCAACGTTGTTTCCGATGCGGACCATGGCTTTTGCAAGCTTCTCAGAGTCTTCAGGTGTTTTCATGAAAGCACCTGCACCTGTTTTCACATCTAGTACGATCGCATCTGCGCCAGCAGCAATTTTCTTACTCATAATAGAGCTTGCAATGAGCGGGATGGAGTTAACGGTTCCTGTCACATCACGAAGGGCATAAAGCTTTTTATCCGCTGGTGTCAGGTTGCCTGATTGACCAATGACCGCTACTTTATGACGGTTCACAAGCTCGATGAATTCGTCTTTTGTAATTTCTACGTGGAAGCCTTTTACCGCTTCAAGCTTGTCCACTGTACCGCCTGTATGTCCAAGGCCGCGGCCAGACATTTTCGCAACAGGTACATCAAGTGCAGCCACAAGAGGAGCGAGTACAAGCGTTGTTGTATCGCCTACACCGCCTGTTGAGTGCTTGTCTACTTTAATACCCTCAATGGCAGAGAGGTCAATCGTGTCTCCCGAGTTCGCCATAGCGAGCGTTAAGTCTGCACGTTCTTGATCCGTCATATCTTGGAAGAAAATTGCCATAGCCAAGGCACTTGCTTGGTAGTCAGGAATTGTTCCGTCCGTATATTCTTTGACAAAGAAAGAAATTTCCTCTGAAGATAATTCTTTTCCGTCACGTTTTTTTGCAATGATATCTACCATTCTCATTGTTTTCACCATTCCTTTTTTTAAATTAGTAAATCAAACCGACAATGCCTGCTGTTAAGAAGCTGACAAGTGTTGCACCAAATAGAAGCTTTAATCCAAAGCGTGCGACAACGTTCCCTTGTTTTTCGTTTAAGCCTTTGACTGCTCCAGCAATGATACCGATAGAAGAGAAATTCGCAAATGATACAAGGAATACAGAAATGATCGCTTCTGTACGAGCAGTGAAATGGAAAGCATCACCGGACAGGATTTGCATTGCCACAAATTCGTTGGAAACCATTTTCGTTGCCATAATGCTTCCTGCTTGTACTGCTTCGCTCCAAGGTACACCAACAATAAAAGCAAATGGGGCAAATACATAACCAAGTACATCTTGGAAAGAAACACCGATGACAGCTGTAAAGATTCCATTAATCATCGCAATTAATGCAACGAATCCAATCAACATCGCAGCGACAACAATCGCTACTTTGAAACCATCCATAATATATTCGCCAAGCATTTCAAAGAAGGATTGCTTTTCTTCTTCTACAATTTCAATCATGTCTTCGTCCTTAGCCACTTCATAAGGATTGATGATAGACGCAATAATAAATCCACCAAATAGGTTTAACACGAGTGCTGTTACAACATACTCTGGTTTAATCATTTGCATGTATGCACCAACAATGGACATCGATACAGTTGACATCGCAGATGCACACAATGTATAAAGACGTTGTTGAGGTAATAATCCAAGCTGTTTCTTAATGGAAATAAAGACTTCTGATTGACCTAAAATCGCAGACGCTACTGCGTTGTAGGATTCTAGTTTCCCCATTCCATTTACTTTACTAAGCAAATACCCGATTCCGCGTACGATAAGCGGGAGGATACGCCAATGCTGTAGGATACCGATCAATGCCGAAATAAAGACGATCGGCAGTAAGACATTGATGAAGAAAGTTGATGCCTTATCATTCATTAATCCGCCAAATACGAAGTTGATTCCTTCACCGGCATAGCCTAGAAGCATTTGGAATCCCCTTGCAAAGCCCCCGACTAGGAAATTTCCAACACCTGTATTGAGCAGAATATAACCTAAAATAAATTGCAGTACAATCATGACAATTACTGGACGGAATTTTACTCGTTTTTTGCCGTTACTAGCCAGCCATGCAATGGCGAGAATCACCAGCAAACCGATGATACCAATCACGTATTTCATATTTTTCCTCCTCGAATGAATTCGTTTACATTAATGCGATTGAATGGAACAAACCCTATTTCGTAAACAAATTGCGGAAGAAATTCCCAGAAGTGAGATCCTTCCGCATATGACTTTTTCATCATTTATGAGTCACGAATGTTATCCTACCATAGGATCGTATGAATTAATAGTCTTTCGAAGGAGCTGATTGATCCCCTTTGATAATAGAAACGCCTGCACTCGCACCAATTCGGGTAGCGCCTGCAGCTAGCATTGCCTCAACATCTTCTTTTGTTCTCACGCCGCCTGATGCTTTCACACCGATGTCAGGTCCTACTGTTTTACGCATTAATGCGATGTCCTCAGCAGTTGCACCGCCTGTACTAAATCCAGTCGATGTTTTCACAAAATCAGCGCCAGCTTTCACTGAAAGCTCACAAGCTTTGACTTTCTCTTCATCTGTGAGTAAGCACGCTTCAATAATGACTTTCACAAGTGCCTTCCCTTTTGCTGCGTCTACAACTGCACGAATATCTTGCTCAACTGCATCATATTCGCCGTCTTTCAATGCCGCGATATTGATGACCATGTCCACTTCGGTTGCACCGTTCTCAATTGCATCCTTTGTTTCGAATGCTTTTACTGCTGTTGTGTTTGCACCTAGCGGGAAACCGATGACTGTACAAATATCAACGCCTGTTCCTGCTAGTTCTTTCGCCGCAAGAGACACCCATGTTGGATTCACACAAACAGATGCGAACTGATGAGTCTTTGCTTCTTCAAGTAACTGCATGATTGCAGCTTTCGATGTATCTGGTTTTAGTGCTGTATGATCAATAAGATTTGCTATCGTCATGCTTACACTTCCTTTTAATTATGATACTTTCATCATATATGACCGATGAACATTTGTAAACATAGTTATGAAATTTTGTTCATCTATTTTGTGACATTTAAAAGAGCCTTTGCTGTATGCTGATCGATCATCAATACGTTCGCATATTTTCCTCTTAGTGCCCCGTGGATAGAAGCAACCTTGCGATGTCCGCCAGCAACAAGAATAGAGCGTTCTTTTGTCCTTAAATCATCAAGCTCCACGCCAATCGTACGGTTGTTAATCGCTTCACTGCAAATGCGTCCTTCTTGATCATAAAAGCGCGAACAGATGTCCCCAACGCTGGATGCTTTGAGCAGTGCTTTTTCTTCTTCGCGGAAGTAACCAAGTCTAAACAAAAGGGCTTCATCTCTTACCGTTCCAACAGTGAACACAGCAATATTCGCCTGTTTGCCCATTTCAATGATGCGCTGAATATGTCTGTCCTGTTCAACCATCTCCTTGACGGCAGCACTATCAAATACAACAGGAAGTGGTAAATAGCGCGGTGCTGTTTGAAAGGCCTCGGCAAACAGCTGGATGGTTTCCGCAGAATATGTATTCACATGGGAGTGGCTAATCCCACCCTTCAGCTGGACAACCTCTACACCTTTGACCTGTTTAGGTTGCATCTTTTGAGCAATTTGATACATGGTGGTTCCCCAGCTCACACCAACGATATCACCGTCTTTTACTGTGTTTTGCAAGTACTCAGCACCAAATTGGCTCAAGTATTCGGTGATCGTTGGATAATCATCTTTGGGCGAAAACACCACATGAGCTTCGAGCAGGTCATATTTTTCCTTGAGCAATGAAGACAGCTCATTCAAGTCTTCAAACGGGTCCATTACCGTTATCTGGACGTACCCCTTCTCCTTCGCATATTGAAGCAGCCGAGATACAGTTGGTCTCGACAGGTCGAGCTGTTTGGCAATTTCCTGCTGGCTGTAATCCGATAAATAATACAGCCTTGCCGCTTCAATACTCAGTTGTTGTTTCTCCCGATCCATTCGTACGCCTCCTTTTTCTTCTATCATAACAAATTGTTCAACTTATCATGCACAAATGTTCATTTGAAGAAAATCGTATAGGCGGCTTGGAAGGTCTCATTCTTCTCTAAAGTTTGAATACCGAACTTTTCCTTGTACTGCCCATTCGTCCCTTCAACATCGGCAATACCGTACCAAGGCTCAATACAAACAAAAGGAGCCATTGTGCTCGTTTCTTGATGATAAGGTGACCAAATACCAACGAACGGAAAACCAGTGAGATCAAACTCAACCCCGTGACCTGCCTGAGACACCAATGACACTCGATTGATATGACTAAAGATCATCGCATCATGCTGAAAAAGCTCTGGTCGAAGCTGAATTGGTTTAAGCTGAATGCTTTTTTCTTTCTCCCTGACAAGTGAATTTTTTAGTTCATATTGGACAGGAAGATGCTCAGTAGAAGGCGTCAATGTCAGGGAATAATCTGCTGTGCGCTCTCCTTCAATTAGCGGAACTTGAAATGCGGGGTGACCTCCGATGGAGAAATACATCGTGTCATCTCCGACATTATCAATTTCCCAGGAAATCATCAGACCATTTTCCGACAGCTCGTATCGAATACGGGCGGTAAATTCAGAGGGATACTGCTCGATGTGGCGGCCTTTTGATTCATATTGAAAGGTCACTGTATGTTTCGTTTCTTCATGTAAATCAAAATCAACATCACGCAAGAATCCATGCTGCGTGAGCTCATAGGTTTGATCATCTATCTTGTATTGGTCATTCTTTAATCGTCCAACAATCGGGAATAAGACAGGCGACACCCTGCCCCAGTATGCAGGATCGCCAGACCACATATATTGACGTCCACTTTCCTTATGAAGCACCTCTCTGACCTCGGCACCCCTCTCATTGATCTGAATCAATAACTGATCATTTTCAATTGTTCTCATTTCACACATCCCCTTTCCATCTTCTTTTATTATGACAGGGATTTTGGTTTTGAGTATAAAAATAAGGCAGCCTTCCTTACCATCAATTCTTTCTTTATATAAAAATTTTAAAAAAAGACAGAAATTCGCCAACAAAATGTGATGCTGATTCGTCTAATCTTATATAAAATAAAAGAATCGTTGCTCTTTTGGAGTGACAACAAAAAAGAAGCTTTTTGACATAAATGGGGGATTCATTTTCATGAGCAGCAAGGAGAATCGTTTACGTTATATATTAGGACTAGATGGGCTAAGAGCCGTTGCTGTATTGGCGGTCATTGCTTATCACTTACATATTGGACCTGCAAGCGGCGGGTTTCTTGGCGTTGATTTGTTTTTTGTGATTTCTGGTTACTTGATTACAACGATCTTGTTACATAAGCAGGATTTGGGTTATCAAGAGCTTTTACCATTTTGGATGGGCCGAATCAGAAGGCTCCTTCCAGCTGCTTACGTGATGATTTTCTTAACCGTCAGCTGGTGTGCAATTGCGGGTTCGAATGCACTATTGTCCATTCGTGGCGATGCCTTATCGTCCTTTTTTTATGTCAGTAACTGGTGGTACATTTTCCATCAGCTGTCTTATTTTGATAGCTTCAACGCTGTATCTCCACTGAAAAATTTGTGGTCTTTGGCGATAGAAGAGCAATTTTATATCATTTGGCCGGTACTATTGATTGCTGGGCTAAAATGGGTGAAAAATAGATCCCATCTGCCAATGATCACCTTTGGCCTTGCACTTGTCTCCGCCTTATGGATGGCAATCCTTTATTCACCCGATACGGACCCAAGCAGGGTTTATTATGGAACAGATACTCGTGCATTTGCGCTTCTGATTGGGTGCAGCCTAGCATTTGTATGGCCCATGCAAAGACTGTCCAGCAAAAAGCTCCTTCCTGTTGGCAGACGTATTTTACATATCGCTGGTTTTGGTTCGTTTGCGGTTTTTCTTCTATGTGTTTATGCAGTGGACGAATTTGACGGCTTTCTCTATCAAGGCGGCATGCTTTTATTCTGTCTTAATGCAGCGATTTTAATTGCGTGCATCTGCCACCCTGCAAGCCTATTGGGAAAATGGCTCTCCTATCAGCCGCTCGTCTGGATTGGAAAGCGTTCTTATGGTATTTACCTGTGGCATTATCCCATCATCGTGCTGACCACCCCTGTCATTGAAATTGGACAGCCTTCTATGGGGCGTGTCGCATTGCAGATCATTGCCATTTTACTTATCGCAGAGGCCTCTTACCGCTTCATCGAACAGCCGATTCGCCGGCTTGGCTTCACACAATATTTTGCCTCTTGGTCTATTTGGAAAAAGGGATTCAAACAATGGTCTACGTCTCATAAAGTGTTCCTTGGAATCACTGCAGCTCTTTTAATCTTATTTACCATTGGCATGTCCAGTTCGTCCCATACGTCTCCACATGCCAAGGAAGTGACACAAATTAAGACGGCACCGAAAAAAGCAGGAGACTCTACGGAATCGAAAACGAAAAAAAAGAAAGAAAAACACGAGAAGAAAGCAGCAGATCAGAAGCAGTTTCACCAAATTCTTGCTATTGGTGATTCCGTCATGCTGGACATAGCGCCGAATCTTGAAAAGGCATATGCACAAATCACCATCGATGCAAAGGTTGGCAGACAAATGAACGAAGCCGTCAGCATCGCTCCTCAGTATGCTTCATTTAATCAATCTGATGCCGCTGTTATCATTGAGCTTGGCACGAATGGCTATTTTACTGAGGGCACATTGACAGCATTCATTCAGCAATTTTCAAAGGCGCACATTTTCCTTGTGAACACGAGAGTCCCAAGGTCTTGGGAAAGCGATGTGAATGCAGTCATTCAGCGAGTGGCCGATCAACATGCCAATGTGACCCTGGTCGATTGGCATTCAGCCGCTACCGGACAGCCTTCTTATTTTCAGCCTGATGGTGTTCACCTTTCAACAAAAGGCTCTGATACATTGACACAGCTCATTACAGCAAGCATCAAGAAAAAAGGAGATGTGTCATCGTCATAAAAAGACTAGCATCCTGCTAGTCTCAGCGTGTAGACAAACTCTCGCATTCGTTGTTAGGTCTGCGCGCTGGTGCTCACGAATGTTCAATTCGCTCCGCAAAAGTAGCTGCCCTTCCTAGACTTCAAAGGTTTTCTATCACGCTGAAAAGAAGACAAAGTGCTAAAATAAACATCATTTTAGCACTTTGTCAACAATCTAAGACTAACATCCTGCTAGTCTTCTTTTATGCCGTTAAAAGGCTGGCTTTCAGCGCTAACACACGCTTTTCCTTCGTTTTTTGATCCACCAACGCAAAATCACCATTCTCATACGCTAATGAAAATAATTGTTCGATATGAAACACACCTGTCTGAAAGCGCCTGCCCAATAAATGCAGTGCCGCAGCAGAGGCGACTTGAGCTGTTGCTTGAGACTCATCATGCCCTTTGATTCCAAGTGCTACTTGATGAATCTTGTTCCTCTCCATTCCTGTCGCCTCCACTTTCAATGCATATTGATCTGTTCCCATTTGAGCAGATTGAATCATAGAAATGGCTCGTTCCTTGATTTTCGGCACAGTGAGAAGGGACGTCATTCCAAGGCTCCTTGTGAAGGCAAATGCCCGCGTTGCCGCGCGAGAATCAAAACAAATCCTTGTTGTCACAGAAGGCACGCTGAGCGTCAAAGGCAATGTCTGCTGATCAGAGAAGGGGAACTGATAGGCTTGCCGCTTTCCAAGTTTCACACCAAAATCTATACGCTTGCCTCCAGTAAAGCTTTTGACTCTTTTACGCTGATGATGCTCAGTAACCACATAGTCAGTATGGACATTGTCAAGCGTCCATTCAATGGCGGCTTTTCCATGCTGATCACCCAATCCAAGCATAATCCCTATATCTATTTGATTCACTGATGAGAGCATAGATGCTGCTTTCCCTGCCAATAAATTCGTAAGGCCAGGCGCAAGCCCGACGCTGAGTAAAGCCGTTGCACTGGTGTGCTGGTGATCCAGCTTTGCCATCTGTTCCATGTACGCCCCTTTCGCAGAGATATCTATATAATCAATGCCTGACCGCAGAACTGTTTCAGCAAATGACGGGTCTTCTTGATCAAGGCACATGATCACCAGTTTTGTTTGATCCACCCAGTCCGAAAATAACGGCTCACTGACATCTAGTTGATAGGGAAGAACTTTCCCTTTTGTCTGGCGTGAAAATTTCTCAGCTTTCTCATAGCTTCTGCCTGCCGCTACAATTTGTCCGGGATACACTTCGCTTAGCTCAAGACATATTTGCTGTCCAACATGTCCATAGCCGCCTATCACCATCACCTGTGATCTCATTTCTTATCCGCCTCTCTACGACCTCGCTTGCAAACAAGCCCCTTAATCATTCCTGCCTGAAAATAAGGTCTGATGTCTTCAAATCCTGCTTTGATTAAATGCTCTTTTATCTCTTCCTCGGGAACAGGGTGTGTCGCGCTTCCCAGCCTGTCTTTAAAGGACGTAAACACTTCTTTTTCTAGACCTTGCCGCTGCATGAAAAGAGAAAGCATGTGAAGCTCCTGTTGAAATGCTTGGGACTTCATCTCTCCCTGTATAAATGCCAACATAAACGGCGCATCTGGTTGAAGCCTGCGGGCAATCTCTTCTAAAAAGAGCTGGCGCTTTTCTATAAAATGAATCACAAGCAAGCTCACCGCTGCATCGTAAACAGGTTCAGCTGAAACCTTATCTAATGAGGCCTCATGCCATGTGACACGCGATTCCATCTCAAGCTGTGCAACTCGCTGTTTCGCCATGTCCAGCATAGAAGGTGACGGATCGACCCCTGTGATGAGCCAGTCTTCTTTTCTTTGAAGCATATTGATGATCTCTTCACCCCCGCCCGCTCCAACAGTCAGGATGCGGGAAGCCGCTCCCTTTAATTCAGTTTCTAATACGTCTATTGTCAATTCATGCAATAGCTGATAGCCGGGTACTTTATAGGCAATCGTCGCTGCATATGACTCAGCAACGGGATCGTGCCAATGCTGGTTTCCTTTCATGTCCTTCTCCTCCAGTTCCTTTCCGCTTTTACATCGTTTCCTGTACACTAATGGTATGACCTCTTTATTGTAAAAAGAGACACCAGAAAACACGATCCCTAAAAGTGGGGATTTTTGAGGAGGAGATCATGTGACCAATCCAGCCACTCATTTTCAGCAGCTGAGACAACACATTCGGGACGAGCTTGCTACCGTCCTTGATTTTGATGCCGCCTGTATCACGACCATCGATCCAGCCACTCTCCTCTCGACAGGTTCCTTCACAGATGAACCGATTGAAGACATTCATGACCAGCTGTTTCAAAATGAGTTCTTAAAAAAGGACGTACATCAGCATGAGTCTCTAGCCAAAGGCCCCGTTCATGCTGCGAGCCTAGTCCAAAGCGGAGAATATCTCAACAGTGAGCGCTACCAAGACATTTTGTTACCTAAAGGATGGTCTGATGAATTGCGGGCAGCTCTTGTGATTCAAGGAGAATGCTGGGGCATTGCCAGCCTCTATCGTCTAAAGAACAAGGAACCTTTTCAAGAACAAGATATTCGAGCGGTCATCGAACAAACGCCTAGACTCGCAGCCAAGCTGAGAGATGAACTTTTCAGGAAAAGAGATACCGAAGAGGACGCGGCGGCGGAGCAGCAGGGCTTCCTCATTCTCTCGCACGATTACAACCTTCTTTATGGAAATGAGACGGGTCTTCATTGGCTTCAGACGTTTCAAGTCTTTGAACAAATCCATGACAGGGCGGTTATGCCGCGCCCGTTTAGAGCATTAGGGGCAAAACTTTTATACGGTGGCATCGACCAAACAGCGGCAAGCATGACGAGATTGCCTACGGGGCTGTTCCTCTCGCTTCAAGCATTTCGATTAGCGCAGGCAGCCGGTCAGGAAGAGGCTGTCATGATTCACATCAAGAGAGCCCAAACCAATGATATTCTTCCTTATGCGGCAAAAACGTACAAGCTGACAGAAAGAGAGATGAACGTCCTCGACTGCTTATTAAAAGGACAGTCTACAAAGGAAATTGCCAGCACTTTATTTATTTCAACCCATACCGTCCATGATCATGTGAAGGCGATGCTACAAAAGACAAATTTGAGCAGCAGACGGATGCTTGTTTACTTTTTCTCTCACATATAAAAAAGCGGCTACCTCACTGGTAGACCGCTTTTTCGTTTATTTCCCTAAAACTAACTCATGCAGGACATGTGCAACGCCGGCTTCATTATTGGACTTTGTCACAACATCCGCTACTGCTTTGACATCATCAATGGCATTTCCCATGGCAACACCACAGCCCGCAAATTCCAGCATCGATACGTCGTTCCCATTGTCACCAATGGCCATGACCTCTTCACGAGCAATCCCCAGTTCTTTCGCTAGAAGCTTCACGGCATTCCCTTTGCTGACTTCAGGATGCAGGATTTCAAGGAAGAAATCTGTACTTTTCACCATCATGTACTTGTCTTTTACTTCAGATGGAATGGCTTGTATCGTCTTTTCCAACCGTTCTGGCTGATCAATATACATCATTTTCGGAAGTCTCATTGAAGGATCTGCCTCTTCAACAGGTAAATATTTAAGCGGCAGCTTTGTTAAATAAGATTCAAGTACTGTGTACTCACTAATATCACGATTCGGTGTGTACAAATGAGCGGAATCGAAATAATGCATCGGTGTATCGAGCTCACGGCTCAGCTTATATAAAGAAGTTAAATCCTCATAGGATAACGTCAGTTCTGACACCACTTCATTTGTGTGACTGTTTTGGACGAGCGCCCCATTATAGGCAATCACATAATCTCCCTCTTGATTAAGCTGAAGATCATCTAAATAGCGATTCACTCCGCCAATAGGCCGTCCTGTACATAACACAATTTTAACGCCCTCTGCTTTCGCCTGTTGAATGGCTTCAAACACCTCATCCGGCACCATATGTTGATCATTTAATAACGTACCATCCATATCAATTGCAACTAATTTATACATTCACTGGTCCCCTTTTCTCAGCAAAAAACGTGCTGCACTATTTTGAGCCATCATCTATATGATGACAGGTTATATCATTACTATTTACCTATTTTAGCCTATCGTTTTTTCATCACGCTGTCTACTTGTTCTCACTGTAACAAAATTGTCATATGCCTTCTCTATTATATCGTATTCTATTCATCCTGCTTTAAATAGAGTTTCTACCCTTTTCCAACGGGAAAATGAAGACAAATGTTCACCACTGAATATTTTGAAACTAGCAAATCTAATTGTATGATGGATAGCAAAGAAAGGAGGTGCAGGGAATGCTTACGTTTACTAGAGGTAAATTGTCAAAAATGTCTGGTGTGCATATTGAAACCATTCGTTTTTATGAAAATGAGGGTGTGCTCCCCGAACCAAAGAGAGCACATAACGGCTATCGTTTATATGATAAAAAATATGTACTCATGCTATCCTTTATCACAGAAGCAAGAAAGCTAGATTTCTCACTCAAAGAAATTCGTGAAATTATTAAATCGCTATTTGAAAAACAATCAAAGACAGAAGCTGAACAGCTGCTCGAACAAAAAGTTGAGGATATTCAACACTCCATTCAAGAGTTAAAGAAGAGGAAAGCTGCCATTCAATTATTAACAAAACAAACATTAGCGAACATCAGCTAATTGTAAGGGTTGCCAAAGATGTGCCAGTGTTTGCCACTGGCGCCCCTCTACGCCCAGGTCTCAAGTGCGCGTACGATTCAAACATCAGTTATACTAGAGACAGCTTTACTTGATATCAAACGAGTGGAAGGGGTTTTGAATAGAATGAACATTGCAACCATTGGAACAGGTGTGATTGTGGAAAGCTTCTTGCAAGCGATTGAACAGCTTGATGGCGCTTCTTGTCATGCCGTCTATTCAAGAAAGGAAGCAACGGCAAAGAAGCTCGCAGACCAATTTGGTGTAAAAACGACTTATACGGATTTAATGGCTATGCTAGAAGATCCAAACATTGACGCTGTTTATATTGCATCACCGAATCGATTACATAGCGAGCATGCCACGGCCGCATTAAGAAACGGAAAACATGTGATTTGCGAAAAACCTTTCACCTCTAATGTCAAAGAGCTGGAAGCCTTAATCGCACTCGCAAAGGAAAAGCAGCTTCTCCTATTTGAAGCCATTACGACCGTTCATATGCCAAACTATCATTTAATCAAAAAACACCTTCATCAATTAGGTAAAATCAAACTGGTTCAATGCAACTATAGTCAATATTCAAGCAAATACAATCAGCTGCTAGCCGGCGAAACGCCTAATGTCTTTAACCCTGAATTCTCAGGAGGAGCGTTGATGGATATTAATATTTATAATGTCCATTTCATCATGAATCTCTTCGGATCACCGGAGCAGATCCGCTACCAGGCAAACCGTCATCCCAATGGCATCGATACATCTGGTGTTTTGACTTTCACCTACAATGATTTCATTGCGACAAGTGTCGGCAGTAAGGATACAAGCAGCATGAATTTTGCATTGATTCAAGGAGAAAAAGGCTTCATTCATGTGAAAAATGGGGCGAATGGCTGCGAGGAAGTGCTGCTT
Encoded proteins:
- a CDS encoding MarR family winged helix-turn-helix transcriptional regulator, giving the protein MALTAFCSEEAEVLYRLQCVNRMMGVKFEACTGISQSRLELLSLLFQADEISQSDLQKKVNIDSAAVTRHLKQLEAKGMVTRRRKPEDNRVTLVRLTEEGRTRIEASKKEKERFISEMLENVSDEERKLLTDVLSRIQQNIEKIQTT
- a CDS encoding pyrimidine-nucleoside phosphorylase translates to MRMVDIIAKKRDGKELSSEEISFFVKEYTDGTIPDYQASALAMAIFFQDMTDQERADLTLAMANSGDTIDLSAIEGIKVDKHSTGGVGDTTTLVLAPLVAALDVPVAKMSGRGLGHTGGTVDKLEAVKGFHVEITKDEFIELVNRHKVAVIGQSGNLTPADKKLYALRDVTGTVNSIPLIASSIMSKKIAAGADAIVLDVKTGAGAFMKTPEDSEKLAKAMVRIGNNVGRQTMAVISDMSQPLGLAIGNSLEVKEAIDTLKGEGPEDLNELVLTLGSQMVVLAKKAETLDEAREKLIEVMKNGKALEKFKEFLENQGGDGSIVDQPEKLPQAPYQIDVPAKESGVVAEIVADEIGVAAMILGAGRATKEDEIDLSVGIMLNKKVGDRVEKGDSLVTLHASREDVANVVEKIYDNIRIADHADAPTLIHTVITE
- a CDS encoding NupC/NupG family nucleoside CNT transporter, whose protein sequence is MKYVIGIIGLLVILAIAWLASNGKKRVKFRPVIVMIVLQFILGYILLNTGVGNFLVGGFARGFQMLLGYAGEGINFVFGGLMNDKASTFFINVLLPIVFISALIGILQHWRILPLIVRGIGYLLSKVNGMGKLESYNAVASAILGQSEVFISIKKQLGLLPQQRLYTLCASAMSTVSMSIVGAYMQMIKPEYVVTALVLNLFGGFIIASIINPYEVAKDEDMIEIVEEEKQSFFEMLGEYIMDGFKVAIVVAAMLIGFVALIAMINGIFTAVIGVSFQDVLGYVFAPFAFIVGVPWSEAVQAGSIMATKMVSNEFVAMQILSGDAFHFTARTEAIISVFLVSFANFSSIGIIAGAVKGLNEKQGNVVARFGLKLLFGATLVSFLTAGIVGLIY
- the deoC gene encoding deoxyribose-phosphate aldolase — translated: MTIANLIDHTALKPDTSKAAIMQLLEEAKTHQFASVCVNPTWVSLAAKELAGTGVDICTVIGFPLGANTTAVKAFETKDAIENGATEVDMVINIAALKDGEYDAVEQDIRAVVDAAKGKALVKVIIEACLLTDEEKVKACELSVKAGADFVKTSTGFSTGGATAEDIALMRKTVGPDIGVKASGGVRTKEDVEAMLAAGATRIGASAGVSIIKGDQSAPSKDY
- a CDS encoding sugar-binding transcriptional regulator; translation: MDREKQQLSIEAARLYYLSDYSQQEIAKQLDLSRPTVSRLLQYAKEKGYVQITVMDPFEDLNELSSLLKEKYDLLEAHVVFSPKDDYPTITEYLSQFGAEYLQNTVKDGDIVGVSWGTTMYQIAQKMQPKQVKGVEVVQLKGGISHSHVNTYSAETIQLFAEAFQTAPRYLPLPVVFDSAAVKEMVEQDRHIQRIIEMGKQANIAVFTVGTVRDEALLFRLGYFREEEKALLKASSVGDICSRFYDQEGRICSEAINNRTIGVELDDLRTKERSILVAGGHRKVASIHGALRGKYANVLMIDQHTAKALLNVTK
- a CDS encoding aldose 1-epimerase family protein; the protein is MRTIENDQLLIQINERGAEVREVLHKESGRQYMWSGDPAYWGRVSPVLFPIVGRLKNDQYKIDDQTYELTQHGFLRDVDFDLHEETKHTVTFQYESKGRHIEQYPSEFTARIRYELSENGLMISWEIDNVGDDTMYFSIGGHPAFQVPLIEGERTADYSLTLTPSTEHLPVQYELKNSLVREKEKSIQLKPIQLRPELFQHDAMIFSHINRVSLVSQAGHGVEFDLTGFPFVGIWSPYHQETSTMAPFVCIEPWYGIADVEGTNGQYKEKFGIQTLEKNETFQAAYTIFFK